A stretch of Desulfurivibrio alkaliphilus AHT 2 DNA encodes these proteins:
- the surE gene encoding 5'/3'-nucleotidase SurE: protein MPLIMISNDDGVNAPGLRALADAMGSLGRVVVVAPEVDNSAVSHSLTMRRPLHIRQLAAGIFAVDGTPADCVMIGVNKLLDSRPDLVVSGINPGANLGDDINYSGTVSAAREGTMMGIPSLAVSLAAADGEGCLFAVAAARAREVAAEILERGLPPDTLFNLNVPNRPAAEIKGRRYTRQGRRHYENAIQETFDPWGRRHFWIGGGTPRWSKASETDVQAVASGYVSITPIHLDMTNHRALEVLQGTNEP, encoded by the coding sequence AGCAATGACGACGGGGTTAACGCCCCCGGCCTGCGGGCCCTGGCCGATGCCATGGGTTCCCTGGGGCGGGTGGTGGTGGTGGCGCCGGAGGTGGACAACTCGGCGGTCAGCCATTCGCTGACCATGCGCCGGCCGCTGCACATCCGGCAGTTGGCGGCCGGCATCTTCGCCGTCGACGGCACCCCCGCCGATTGCGTGATGATCGGGGTCAACAAACTGCTGGATTCCCGGCCCGACCTGGTGGTCTCCGGGATCAACCCCGGCGCCAACCTGGGCGATGACATCAATTATTCCGGCACCGTCTCCGCCGCCCGCGAGGGGACCATGATGGGCATTCCCTCCCTGGCGGTCTCTTTGGCGGCGGCCGACGGTGAAGGTTGTCTTTTTGCCGTGGCGGCGGCCCGGGCCCGGGAAGTGGCGGCGGAAATTTTAGAGCGGGGTTTGCCGCCGGACACCCTCTTCAATCTCAACGTACCCAACCGGCCGGCGGCTGAAATCAAAGGCCGGCGCTACACCCGCCAGGGCCGCCGGCACTATGAAAACGCCATCCAGGAAACCTTCGACCCCTGGGGCCGCCGCCACTTCTGGATCGGCGGCGGCACCCCCCGCTGGAGCAAGGCGTCGGAAACCGACGTGCAGGCGGTGGCCTCCGGTTACGTCTCCATCACCCCCATCCACCTGGACATGACCAACCACCGGGCGCTGGAAGTTCTGCAAGGCACCAATGAACCCTAA
- a CDS encoding SLC13 family permease, protein MTPEQLTIFAITLFTLALFLWGRWRHDMVALGALLLAVLSGLVPAHAAFAGFGHPAVITVACVLILSNALQATGAVEALTRRLLPSDAGRLGSLAALTGLAALLSGFINNVGALAILMPVAMRVAARQNLPAGQILMPLAFGSILGGMTTMIGTPPNLVVSGFRAETGARGFAMFDFTPVGLAVAVAGLLFIVLIGWRLVPYRRQTGDKNFETSAYVTEARVPEGASVIGQKLLEMEAALVKADAEVVGLIRNEVHLVAPHPWRLVQAGDILLLQAEPESLTSALSSLGLQMEGAVEEDPEELQGEETAALPKQFAAEDASSMEKDGREQDGPKEEVELMELVVLPDSPLQGRSATDILLRSRYGINLLAISRQGQQNIKRLRNMQFRTGDVLLMQGGQDALLEFAVNFGCVPLAERELHIPDRRKIMIASGIMVAAVSGAALGLLPAAISFAGAVLAALVTGVMSPRKVYEGVDWPVIVLLAALLPVAGAMESTGAADLIATFLLDFIAQGNAVIALVVILVATMTLSDLMNNAATAAVMCPIAIGIAAQLGANPDGFLMAVAVGASCAFLTPIGHQNNTLILGPGGFRFGDYWRLGLPLEIIVIAVSVPMLLWVWPL, encoded by the coding sequence ATGACGCCTGAACAACTGACCATCTTCGCCATCACCCTTTTCACCTTGGCGCTTTTTTTGTGGGGTCGCTGGCGTCATGACATGGTCGCCCTGGGGGCTTTGTTACTGGCGGTGCTGAGCGGTCTGGTGCCGGCTCATGCCGCCTTTGCCGGCTTTGGCCATCCGGCGGTCATCACTGTGGCCTGCGTTTTGATCCTCAGCAACGCCCTGCAGGCCACCGGCGCGGTAGAAGCTCTGACCCGGCGCCTGCTGCCTTCGGACGCCGGTCGTTTGGGGTCGCTGGCCGCCCTCACCGGCCTGGCCGCCTTGCTGTCGGGATTCATCAACAATGTTGGTGCCCTGGCCATCCTGATGCCGGTAGCCATGCGGGTGGCCGCCCGCCAGAATCTGCCTGCCGGCCAGATCCTCATGCCTCTGGCCTTCGGCTCTATTCTCGGTGGAATGACCACGATGATCGGCACCCCGCCCAATTTGGTGGTCTCCGGCTTCAGAGCCGAAACCGGGGCCAGGGGTTTTGCCATGTTCGACTTTACCCCGGTCGGCTTGGCGGTGGCGGTGGCCGGGTTGCTGTTCATTGTCCTGATCGGCTGGCGGCTGGTGCCCTATCGTCGGCAGACTGGCGATAAAAACTTTGAAACCAGTGCTTATGTCACCGAGGCACGTGTTCCTGAGGGTGCTTCCGTGATCGGGCAGAAGCTTCTTGAAATGGAGGCCGCACTGGTCAAGGCGGATGCGGAAGTCGTCGGCTTGATCCGTAACGAAGTGCACCTGGTTGCCCCCCACCCCTGGCGCCTGGTGCAGGCGGGTGATATTTTGTTGCTGCAGGCTGAGCCGGAATCGCTGACCAGCGCCCTTTCTTCGCTGGGTTTGCAAATGGAGGGGGCGGTGGAGGAGGACCCGGAGGAGCTGCAGGGCGAGGAAACAGCGGCCCTGCCCAAACAGTTTGCCGCCGAGGACGCGAGCTCCATGGAAAAAGATGGGCGTGAGCAGGATGGCCCGAAGGAGGAGGTGGAGTTGATGGAGTTGGTGGTCTTGCCGGATTCCCCTCTGCAGGGGCGATCCGCGACCGATATCCTTTTGCGCAGCCGCTATGGCATCAACTTGTTGGCCATCTCCCGCCAGGGTCAGCAGAACATCAAACGACTGCGCAATATGCAGTTTCGAACCGGCGACGTCTTGCTGATGCAGGGGGGGCAGGATGCTTTGCTGGAATTTGCCGTCAACTTCGGCTGTGTCCCCCTGGCAGAGCGGGAGTTGCACATCCCCGACCGCCGCAAGATCATGATTGCCAGTGGTATTATGGTGGCGGCGGTGAGCGGGGCGGCCCTCGGCCTTTTGCCGGCGGCGATCTCCTTTGCCGGTGCCGTGCTTGCGGCTTTGGTCACCGGCGTCATGTCGCCGCGCAAGGTTTACGAAGGGGTGGATTGGCCGGTGATTGTTCTGCTTGCCGCGCTGCTGCCGGTGGCTGGTGCCATGGAAAGTACCGGCGCCGCAGATCTGATTGCCACTTTCCTCCTCGATTTCATTGCCCAGGGGAATGCCGTGATTGCCCTGGTGGTGATCTTGGTCGCCACCATGACCCTGTCGGACCTGATGAACAATGCCGCCACCGCGGCGGTGATGTGCCCGATTGCCATCGGGATCGCCGCCCAATTGGGGGCCAATCCCGACGGCTTTTTAATGGCGGTCGCGGTGGGTGCTTCCTGCGCCTTTCTCACCCCCATCGGACATCAGAACAACACGCTGATCCTGGGGCCCGGCGGCTTCCGGTTTGGCGATTACTGGCGCCTTGGTTTGCCCTTGGAGATTATCGTGATCGCGGTCAGCGTGCCGATGTTGCTGTGGGTCTGGCCACTATGA
- a CDS encoding phosphotransferase, protein MDGTPFKQMPLHALEAGYTEFLEQCCRQASGAGEPYAAPEVIAEVIDQWPLPDWLQSAMGQGRPALIDMLSAAPAVLAHGDAHPNNLILLRSGATGLIDLERADRMPFFFDALYILRCTDPACKHLRERYLAGAFDGHLQRLWKAAGQTWNPEHRLLYLLAIGIAHGLRALYRNKPVPRRARRVRNVTRALEECFRR, encoded by the coding sequence ATGGATGGCACTCCTTTCAAGCAGATGCCCCTCCATGCCTTGGAGGCCGGATACACCGAATTTCTGGAGCAGTGTTGCCGGCAGGCGTCCGGGGCCGGTGAGCCATATGCCGCACCAGAGGTCATTGCGGAAGTGATTGACCAGTGGCCCCTGCCCGACTGGCTGCAAAGCGCTATGGGCCAAGGGCGACCGGCTCTGATCGATATGCTGTCTGCGGCGCCGGCTGTCCTTGCCCACGGTGATGCCCACCCCAATAATTTGATCCTGCTTCGCTCCGGGGCAACCGGCCTCATAGACCTTGAGCGGGCAGATCGGATGCCCTTTTTCTTTGATGCCCTGTATATCCTGCGCTGCACCGATCCGGCCTGCAAACACCTCCGCGAGCGTTATCTGGCCGGCGCTTTCGACGGGCATCTGCAGCGGCTCTGGAAAGCAGCCGGCCAGACCTGGAATCCGGAGCACCGCCTGCTTTACCTGTTGGCCATCGGCATCGCCCACGGTTTGCGTGCATTGTACCGCAATAAACCTGTCCCCCGTCGCGCACGGCGAGTACGGAATGTCACCCGAGCGCTGGAAGAATGTTTTCGCCGGTAG
- the nifD gene encoding nitrogenase molybdenum-iron protein alpha chain: MGTAIDSKAAAWNAEEVKAELLKKYPPKVARKRAKQILINEALENETPEISANVRTIPGIITMRGCTYAGCKGVIMGPTRDIVNLVHGPIGCSFYAWLTRRNQTDAGPDGENYMNYCFSTDMQEQDIIFGGEKKLAAAIQEAYDLFHPRSIAVFATCPVGLIGDDIHTVAAKMKEKLGDCNVYAFSCEGYKGVSQSAGHHIANNQVFRHIVGENDEVKPGKFKINLLGEYNIGGDGFEIDRLFEKCGITCISTFSGNSTYDQFASAHTADLNAVMCHRSINYVADMLETKFGIPWIKVNFIGAAATAKSLRKIAEYFGDKKLIARVEEVIAEEMPAVEAVAAEVRPRTEGKTAMMFVGGSRAHHYKELFNEMGMKTIAAGYEFGHRDDYEGRRVIPDIRVDADSRNIEEIEVEADPTRYQPRKSPKELEALEKAGYQFKYYDGLIPDMDNGTLVIDDLNQYEAEKLVELIKPDIFCAGIKEKFSVQKLGVPMKQLHSYDSGGPYAGFQGAVNFYREIDRLVSSKVWGYLKAPWQRDPQLSASYNY, from the coding sequence ATGGGAACAGCAATCGACAGCAAGGCGGCTGCCTGGAACGCAGAAGAGGTCAAGGCGGAGCTGCTGAAAAAATATCCGCCCAAGGTGGCCCGCAAGCGCGCCAAACAGATATTGATCAACGAGGCCCTGGAGAATGAAACTCCGGAAATAAGCGCCAACGTCCGGACCATCCCCGGCATCATCACCATGCGCGGCTGTACCTACGCCGGCTGCAAGGGGGTAATCATGGGGCCGACCCGGGACATCGTCAACCTGGTCCACGGCCCCATCGGCTGCAGCTTTTACGCCTGGCTGACCCGGCGCAACCAGACCGACGCCGGCCCGGACGGAGAAAATTACATGAACTACTGCTTCTCCACCGACATGCAGGAGCAGGACATCATTTTCGGCGGCGAGAAGAAGCTGGCCGCCGCCATCCAGGAGGCCTACGACCTCTTTCACCCCAGGTCGATCGCAGTGTTCGCCACCTGCCCGGTGGGGCTGATCGGCGACGATATTCACACCGTGGCCGCCAAGATGAAGGAGAAGCTGGGCGACTGCAACGTCTATGCCTTCTCCTGCGAGGGCTACAAGGGGGTCAGCCAGTCCGCCGGCCACCATATCGCCAATAACCAGGTCTTCCGCCATATCGTGGGGGAAAACGACGAGGTCAAGCCCGGCAAATTTAAAATCAACCTGCTGGGGGAATACAACATCGGTGGCGATGGTTTCGAGATCGACCGGCTCTTTGAGAAGTGCGGGATCACCTGCATCTCCACCTTCTCCGGCAACTCGACCTACGACCAGTTTGCCTCGGCCCACACCGCCGATCTCAACGCGGTGATGTGCCACCGCTCCATCAACTATGTGGCCGACATGCTGGAGACCAAGTTCGGGATTCCCTGGATCAAGGTCAACTTCATCGGGGCCGCCGCCACCGCCAAGTCGTTGCGCAAGATCGCCGAGTATTTCGGCGACAAAAAGCTGATCGCCCGGGTGGAGGAGGTGATCGCCGAGGAGATGCCGGCGGTGGAAGCGGTGGCGGCCGAGGTGCGGCCCCGCACCGAGGGCAAAACGGCGATGATGTTTGTCGGCGGCTCCCGGGCTCATCATTACAAGGAACTGTTCAACGAGATGGGCATGAAGACCATCGCCGCTGGCTACGAGTTCGGCCACCGCGACGATTACGAGGGGCGGCGGGTAATCCCCGACATCAGGGTGGATGCCGACAGCCGTAACATTGAAGAGATCGAGGTGGAGGCCGACCCCACCCGCTACCAGCCGCGCAAGAGCCCCAAGGAGCTCGAAGCGCTGGAGAAGGCCGGTTACCAGTTCAAGTACTACGACGGGTTGATCCCGGACATGGACAACGGCACCCTGGTCATCGACGACCTCAACCAGTACGAGGCGGAAAAGCTGGTGGAGCTGATTAAGCCGGATATCTTCTGCGCCGGAATCAAGGAGAAGTTCTCGGTCCAGAAGCTGGGAGTGCCGATGAAACAACTCCACAGCTACGACTCCGGCGGCCCTTATGCCGGTTTCCAAGGGGCCGTCAACTTCTACCGGGAGATCGACCGGCTGGTAAGCTCCAAGGTCTGGGGCTATCTGAAGGCCCCCTGGCAGCGGGACCCGCAACTCTCGGCTTCATATAATTATTGA
- a CDS encoding sigma-54-dependent Fis family transcriptional regulator → MKTPTSLTTHLELQALYQISQLIGSALDIKKTLDETLRVLHETLRMERATLVLEEEPGGRLAIVASYGLSPDEIARGIYQPGEGVIGRVFANAYPFVVPDIHNEPLFLNRTGARTRLPKGEISFIGVPVTLNENPVGVLSVDRLFGPEISFEEDIRFLTVVATLIAQFLSLQRAFSSSQQILQEENSQLREALSGRGNRYGIIGESKRIQEVYRYINKVAPSRATAMLLGESGTGKELVARAIHQASPRRQQPFIKVNCAALPENLLESELLGHEKGAFTGALNQKKGRFELADGGSLFLDEVGEMPLPLQAKLLRVLQERMFERLGGTRTIKVDVRIIAATNRSLEDCVRQGSFRADLYYRLNVVPVMLPPLRERREDIPLLIEHFLSRSNQANRKQVHLGPEIINQLVSYSWPGNIRELQNLIERLVIMSDRPVMKLADLPYYLREQEAPPEPPSPSQNTPAAGGSLQEMEKAELLKALSRCGWVQARAARALGLTPRQLGYRIKKHGITIPEL, encoded by the coding sequence ATGAAAACACCAACCTCGCTTACCACCCATCTGGAACTGCAGGCCCTTTACCAGATCAGCCAGCTGATCGGTTCGGCCCTGGATATCAAAAAAACCCTGGACGAAACCCTGCGCGTCCTCCATGAGACCCTGCGCATGGAGCGGGCCACCCTGGTCCTGGAGGAAGAACCCGGCGGCCGCCTGGCCATCGTGGCCTCGTACGGCTTGAGCCCGGACGAGATTGCCCGGGGCATCTACCAACCGGGCGAGGGGGTGATTGGCCGGGTCTTTGCCAATGCCTACCCCTTCGTGGTGCCCGATATCCACAACGAACCCCTCTTTCTCAACCGAACCGGAGCCCGCACCCGCCTGCCCAAAGGAGAGATCTCCTTCATCGGGGTACCGGTAACGCTCAACGAAAACCCGGTGGGGGTGCTGTCGGTTGACCGTCTTTTCGGGCCGGAAATATCTTTTGAGGAAGACATCCGCTTTTTAACCGTGGTGGCCACCCTGATCGCCCAGTTTCTCAGCCTGCAGCGTGCTTTTTCCTCCAGCCAGCAGATTCTGCAGGAGGAAAACAGCCAGCTGCGCGAGGCCCTTTCCGGGCGCGGCAACCGTTATGGCATTATCGGGGAAAGCAAAAGAATTCAGGAAGTTTACCGATATATCAACAAGGTGGCGCCCAGCCGGGCCACTGCCATGCTGCTGGGGGAATCGGGCACCGGCAAGGAACTGGTGGCCCGGGCCATCCACCAGGCCAGCCCGCGCCGGCAACAGCCTTTCATCAAGGTCAACTGCGCGGCCCTGCCGGAAAACCTGCTGGAAAGTGAGCTGCTGGGCCATGAAAAGGGCGCCTTTACCGGGGCGCTGAACCAGAAGAAGGGACGTTTCGAGCTGGCGGACGGCGGCAGCCTGTTTCTGGACGAAGTCGGGGAGATGCCGCTGCCCCTGCAGGCCAAGCTGCTGCGGGTTTTACAGGAACGGATGTTCGAACGGCTGGGCGGCACCCGCACCATCAAGGTGGACGTCAGGATTATTGCCGCCACCAATCGCAGCCTGGAAGATTGCGTTCGCCAGGGTTCTTTCCGGGCCGATCTTTATTACCGGCTCAACGTGGTGCCGGTAATGCTGCCTCCCCTGCGGGAAAGACGGGAAGACATTCCCCTGCTCATCGAACACTTCCTGAGCCGCAGCAACCAGGCCAACCGCAAACAGGTGCACCTGGGGCCGGAGATCATTAACCAACTGGTCTCCTACTCCTGGCCCGGCAATATTCGGGAGTTGCAAAATTTGATTGAACGGCTGGTGATCATGAGCGATCGACCGGTGATGAAGCTGGCCGATCTGCCCTACTATTTAAGGGAACAGGAAGCCCCACCGGAACCGCCCTCCCCCTCGCAGAACACGCCCGCCGCCGGCGGCTCTTTGCAGGAAATGGAAAAAGCGGAACTGCTCAAGGCGCTAAGCCGTTGCGGCTGGGTACAGGCCCGAGCCGCCAGGGCCCTGGGCCTGACCCCGCGCCAACTGGGTTACCGGATAAAAAAACACGGCATCACCATTCCGGAGTTATGA
- a CDS encoding (2Fe-2S) ferredoxin domain-containing protein — protein MAIPARQILVCQSFRVAGDKKGICHKQTDGFLQYLEEEILDRGLDCLVSATTCLKQCESGPIMVVQPENWWFKGVASEEAIDAILDGIEEGSPPEAYLIAG, from the coding sequence ATGGCGATTCCAGCCCGGCAGATTCTGGTCTGCCAAAGTTTCAGGGTGGCCGGCGACAAGAAGGGCATCTGCCACAAGCAGACCGACGGCTTCCTGCAGTACCTGGAGGAGGAGATTCTGGACCGGGGGCTCGACTGCCTGGTCAGCGCCACCACCTGCCTCAAGCAGTGCGAGTCCGGCCCGATCATGGTGGTTCAGCCGGAAAACTGGTGGTTCAAGGGAGTGGCCAGCGAAGAGGCCATCGACGCCATCCTGGACGGCATTGAAGAGGGCAGTCCGCCCGAGGCTTACCTGATTGCCGGTTGA
- the nifH gene encoding nitrogenase iron protein: MRKVAIYGKGGIGKSTTTQNTVAGLVELGRKVMVVGCDPKADSTRLLLGGLAQKSVLDTLREEGEDVELEDIRKPGYGESWCVESGGPEPGVGCAGRGIITSINMLESLGAYEESEGLDYAFYDVLGDVVCGGFAMPIRDGKADEIYIVVSGEMMAMYAANNISKGITKFAQSGNVRLGGLICNSRAVDNEAEMIEAFAKKLGTKMIYFVPRDNDVQRAEINRKTVIEWKPEANQADAYRGLAKAIDENKDFVIPSPLEIEELEQLLMDYGLLQA; this comes from the coding sequence ATGCGCAAGGTAGCAATTTACGGCAAAGGCGGAATCGGTAAGTCCACCACCACCCAGAACACGGTGGCGGGTCTGGTGGAGCTGGGCCGCAAGGTAATGGTGGTGGGCTGCGATCCCAAGGCTGATTCCACCCGGTTGCTGTTGGGCGGGCTGGCCCAGAAATCGGTGCTGGACACCCTGCGGGAGGAGGGTGAGGACGTGGAACTGGAGGATATCCGCAAGCCGGGTTACGGCGAATCCTGGTGCGTGGAGTCCGGCGGCCCGGAGCCGGGGGTGGGCTGTGCCGGCCGCGGCATCATCACTTCCATCAACATGCTGGAGTCCCTGGGGGCCTACGAAGAGAGCGAGGGCTTGGATTACGCCTTTTATGATGTTCTGGGCGACGTGGTCTGCGGTGGTTTTGCCATGCCCATCCGCGACGGCAAGGCCGACGAAATCTATATCGTGGTTTCCGGCGAGATGATGGCCATGTATGCCGCCAACAACATCAGCAAGGGGATCACCAAGTTCGCCCAGTCCGGCAACGTGCGCCTGGGCGGATTGATCTGCAACTCCCGGGCGGTGGATAACGAGGCCGAGATGATCGAGGCCTTTGCCAAAAAACTGGGCACCAAGATGATCTACTTCGTGCCCCGGGACAACGATGTCCAGCGGGCCGAGATCAACCGCAAAACGGTGATCGAATGGAAGCCGGAAGCCAATCAGGCTGACGCCTACCGGGGGCTGGCCAAGGCCATCGACGAAAACAAGGACTTTGTTATTCCTTCCCCGCTGGAAATCGAAGAACTGGAACAACTGCTGATGGATTACGGTTTGTTGCAGGCATAA
- a CDS encoding P-II family nitrogen regulator: MKEVIAIVRINMMNQTKQALTDCGVDAFFAHEAQGRGQGFVNPLLLAGAEQGYEEAAALLGEKGKLYPKRVLTAVVDDSMVKCVVETIINTNQTGKPGDGKVFVLPMSDAIRVRTGEAGLKAIS, encoded by the coding sequence ATGAAAGAGGTTATCGCCATTGTCCGGATCAACATGATGAACCAGACCAAGCAGGCCCTCACCGACTGCGGCGTCGATGCCTTCTTCGCCCACGAGGCCCAGGGCCGGGGCCAGGGCTTTGTCAACCCCCTGCTGCTGGCGGGGGCGGAACAGGGCTATGAGGAAGCCGCCGCCCTGCTGGGCGAAAAGGGCAAGCTCTACCCCAAACGGGTGCTGACCGCGGTGGTGGACGACAGCATGGTCAAGTGCGTGGTGGAAACCATCATCAACACCAACCAGACCGGCAAGCCCGGCGACGGCAAGGTATTCGTCCTGCCGATGAGCGACGCCATCCGGGTGCGAACCGGGGAAGCCGGACTCAAGGCCATATCATAA
- a CDS encoding P-II family nitrogen regulator, giving the protein MMYMIRAIVRPEKSDAVLAALMDAGFPAVTKYAVAGRGKQRGIKIGDVTYDELPKVMLMSVVKEADKDFVVQAIMDTARSKGKGAFGDGKIFVTPVEEAYTISSGIKESVAEEVAA; this is encoded by the coding sequence ATGATGTACATGATTAGAGCGATTGTGCGGCCGGAGAAATCGGATGCGGTGCTGGCGGCTTTGATGGACGCCGGCTTTCCCGCCGTCACCAAGTACGCCGTGGCCGGGCGGGGCAAGCAGAGGGGGATCAAGATCGGCGATGTCACCTACGACGAACTGCCCAAGGTGATGCTGATGAGCGTGGTCAAGGAGGCGGACAAGGATTTCGTGGTCCAGGCCATCATGGACACCGCCCGCAGTAAGGGCAAGGGGGCCTTCGGCGACGGCAAGATCTTCGTCACCCCGGTGGAAGAGGCCTATACCATCAGTTCCGGGATTAAAGAATCGGTGGCGGAGGAGGTGGCGGCATGA
- a CDS encoding biotin--[acetyl-CoA-carboxylase] ligase: MNPKPMNDVLEEPGWRALAMGKELAGRPLIFLAATDSTNRVALEMAEQGGGPAVVVAESQSGGRGRLQRQWHSPPEAGIYASFLYWPRLEPQDLAKLTLAAGLALARALEKNTGLHPGLKWPNDLLLAGKKCGGILCECRLVAGTGKPAVVIGIGLNVNTPSRDIPPELQHKATSLRLASGRTWDRGVLLAALGQELDIVVATMEQGGFAEILASWRKRDALLGHELDWLTPNGQVVRGISLGPDQHGILQIRDHQGCTHEVISGDITANLGS; encoded by the coding sequence ATGAACCCTAAGCCGATGAACGATGTGCTGGAAGAGCCTGGCTGGCGGGCGTTGGCGATGGGTAAGGAATTGGCCGGCCGGCCGCTGATTTTTTTGGCCGCCACCGACTCCACCAACCGGGTGGCCCTGGAAATGGCCGAGCAGGGCGGGGGGCCGGCGGTGGTGGTGGCGGAAAGCCAGAGCGGCGGCCGCGGGCGCCTGCAGCGGCAGTGGCATTCACCGCCGGAGGCGGGGATTTACGCCTCTTTTCTTTATTGGCCGCGGCTGGAGCCGCAGGATCTGGCCAAGCTTACCCTGGCCGCCGGGCTGGCGCTTGCCCGGGCGCTGGAAAAGAATACCGGCCTGCATCCAGGCTTGAAATGGCCCAACGACCTGCTGCTGGCAGGTAAAAAATGCGGCGGCATTCTCTGCGAATGCCGTTTGGTGGCGGGTACCGGCAAGCCGGCGGTGGTGATTGGTATCGGTCTTAACGTCAACACCCCAAGCCGGGATATTCCCCCGGAGTTGCAGCACAAGGCCACTTCCCTGCGCCTGGCAAGCGGCCGCACCTGGGACCGGGGAGTGTTGCTGGCCGCCCTTGGCCAAGAGCTGGATATAGTGGTGGCAACCATGGAACAGGGCGGGTTTGCGGAAATCCTGGCCTCCTGGCGGAAGCGCGACGCCCTGCTGGGCCATGAACTGGACTGGCTGACCCCAAACGGCCAGGTGGTGCGCGGCATCTCGCTGGGCCCCGACCAGCATGGTATCCTCCAGATTCGCGACCACCAGGGCTGTACCCACGAAGTCATCTCCGGCGATATTACGGCCAACCTCGGTTCATGA
- the nifK gene encoding nitrogenase molybdenum-iron protein subunit beta, giving the protein MLLRHTPAEITERKALAINPAKTCQPIGAMYAALGIHGCLPHSHGSQGCCAYHRSTLTRHYKEPVSASTSSFTEGASVFGGSANMLQAISNIFSVYNPEIIAVHTTCLSETIGDDLPQIKKKAQMEGKIPAGKHVISASTPSYAGSHVTGFSSMVTAMAGMAESTGKKNGKVNIIPGWVEPADMEEIKRLAGLMGVKSIVFPDTSGVLNGPLSGEYKMFPEGGTTVAELKATGDAVGTLALGDWCSGDAARYLDKEHKVPCKILDMPYGLAATDRFIDALRTMAGITVPDEVALERGQLVDLISDMHQYLYQKKVAIFGDPDQLIAMTEFLVSLDMQPIHIVTGTPGKKFEKRIKELTAGLGRPVNVKAKGDMFLLHQWIKQEPVDLLIGNTYGKYIARDEDLPFVRWGFPILDRQGHQYFPTVGYKGGLRLLEKILGELMDRKDRDDPESKFELVL; this is encoded by the coding sequence ATGCTACTACGACATACCCCTGCGGAAATTACCGAGCGCAAGGCCCTGGCCATCAACCCGGCCAAGACTTGCCAGCCCATCGGGGCCATGTACGCGGCCCTGGGGATTCACGGCTGTTTGCCCCACAGTCACGGCTCCCAGGGGTGCTGCGCCTACCATCGCAGCACCCTGACCCGCCACTACAAGGAGCCGGTCTCCGCCTCCACCAGCTCCTTTACCGAAGGGGCCTCGGTGTTCGGCGGCTCGGCCAACATGCTCCAGGCCATCAGCAACATTTTCAGTGTCTATAACCCGGAGATCATCGCCGTTCATACCACCTGTCTCTCCGAGACCATCGGTGATGATCTGCCCCAGATCAAGAAGAAGGCCCAGATGGAAGGCAAGATCCCGGCGGGCAAGCACGTGATCAGCGCCTCCACCCCCAGCTATGCCGGCTCCCATGTTACCGGCTTCAGCAGCATGGTCACCGCCATGGCCGGGATGGCCGAATCCACCGGCAAGAAAAACGGCAAGGTCAACATCATCCCCGGCTGGGTGGAGCCGGCGGATATGGAAGAGATCAAGCGCCTGGCCGGCCTGATGGGGGTGAAAAGCATCGTCTTCCCCGACACCTCCGGGGTGCTTAACGGGCCGCTGTCCGGCGAATACAAAATGTTCCCCGAGGGCGGCACCACGGTGGCGGAACTCAAGGCCACCGGCGATGCCGTGGGCACCCTGGCCCTGGGCGACTGGTGTTCCGGCGATGCCGCCCGCTACCTGGACAAGGAACACAAGGTGCCCTGCAAGATCCTTGATATGCCTTACGGGCTGGCCGCCACTGATCGCTTCATCGACGCCCTGCGCACCATGGCCGGCATCACCGTGCCCGATGAGGTGGCCCTGGAGCGAGGCCAGTTGGTGGACCTGATCTCCGACATGCACCAGTATCTCTACCAGAAAAAGGTGGCCATCTTCGGCGACCCGGATCAGCTCATCGCCATGACCGAGTTTCTGGTTTCCCTGGACATGCAGCCGATCCATATCGTCACCGGCACCCCGGGCAAGAAGTTTGAAAAACGGATCAAGGAGCTGACCGCCGGCCTGGGCCGCCCGGTCAACGTCAAGGCCAAGGGCGATATGTTCCTGCTCCACCAGTGGATCAAGCAGGAGCCGGTGGATTTGCTGATCGGCAACACCTACGGCAAATATATCGCCCGCGACGAGGATCTTCCCTTCGTCCGCTGGGGTTTCCCGATCCTGGACCGCCAGGGCCACCAGTATTTCCCCACCGTGGGCTACAAGGGCGGCCTGCGGCTGCTGGAAAAAATCCTCGGAGAGTTGATGGACCGCAAGGACCGCGACGACCCGGAAAGCAAATTCGAACTGGTACTGTAA